A single region of the Nitrosomonas sp. Is79A3 genome encodes:
- the gspG gene encoding type II secretion system major pseudopilin GspG encodes MMHLVKRQTAKAVRGFTLLELLVVMVIIGLLAAYVGPKYFSQVGKSEIKMAQAQIDALEKALHQYRLDVGSYPATEQGLTALVARPNNEARWQGPYLSKLPPADPWGRAYVYKYPGERAEFDLLSYGKDGQPGGEGEAADITNW; translated from the coding sequence ATGATGCATTTGGTTAAGCGGCAAACAGCAAAAGCGGTACGTGGTTTTACACTTCTTGAGTTGCTCGTTGTGATGGTCATCATTGGTTTACTGGCTGCCTATGTCGGGCCGAAATACTTTTCACAAGTCGGCAAATCGGAAATTAAAATGGCTCAAGCGCAAATCGATGCGTTGGAAAAGGCATTGCATCAATATCGTTTGGATGTGGGAAGCTATCCAGCCACCGAGCAGGGATTAACCGCACTGGTCGCGCGCCCCAATAATGAAGCAAGATGGCAAGGGCCTTATCTTTCAAAATTACCGCCTGCGGACCCCTGGGGGCGCGCCTATGTTTACAAATACCCTGGCGAGCGTGCGGAATTCGATTTACTTTCTTACGGGAAGGATGGGCAACCGGGCGGTGAGGGTGAGGCAGCTGATATAACAAATTGGTAA
- a CDS encoding zinc metallopeptidase — MFYLVLVIAMTALIVAPSYWVKHTLKKYSYPEDRYPGTGGELARILLDWANLQAVKVEVTEQGDHYDPLEKAVRLTPDKFNGKSLTAITVAAHEVGHAIQDRDGYLPLRLRTRLIQIAAPAEKLGAAILMMAPVITVITRAPVAGALFFAGGLLTLGTATVVHLVTLPMEMHASFARALPMLEHGKYLIQGDEPHARKILRAAAWTYVSASLMTLLNIGRWWAILRR; from the coding sequence ATGTTTTACTTAGTACTCGTTATTGCGATGACAGCGCTCATTGTCGCGCCGTCTTACTGGGTCAAACATACCCTTAAGAAGTACAGTTACCCTGAAGATCGTTATCCGGGCACTGGCGGAGAGCTGGCGCGTATTTTATTGGATTGGGCAAATTTACAAGCGGTTAAGGTGGAAGTGACGGAACAAGGTGATCATTATGATCCGCTAGAAAAAGCTGTTCGTCTAACGCCGGACAAATTTAACGGCAAATCGTTGACAGCAATTACTGTAGCTGCACATGAAGTGGGGCACGCGATCCAAGACCGGGATGGCTATTTGCCGCTAAGATTACGTACACGATTGATACAAATAGCTGCCCCGGCTGAGAAATTGGGTGCGGCTATTTTGATGATGGCTCCTGTCATTACAGTGATCACCCGGGCACCGGTGGCGGGTGCATTGTTTTTTGCTGGTGGTCTGTTAACGCTGGGTACGGCAACAGTAGTGCATTTGGTTACCCTTCCGATGGAAATGCACGCGAGTTTTGCGCGTGCATTGCCGATGCTGGAGCACGGTAAATACCTGATTCAAGGGGATGAGCCGCATGCACGCAAAATCCTGCGCGCAGCAGCTTGGACGTATGTTTCAGCCTCATTGATGACATTACTCAATATCGGCCGGTGGTGGGCGATTCTTCGACGCTAG
- a CDS encoding SHOCT domain-containing protein, producing the protein MKDQDKSAEIAVLEDKILYLTERLDQAKTAVQQWIDANASLARSAAEARAKNQGTGRGFLSGLLGSKFRGAMRQAAATSNASISQEVAEKRTKIADGKREAQDLVRDLKEQLVEAKSELKLLIAEVKGSARSKANITKVATSTIELMQKLKEAHSAGLLTDAEYEEKRKKLVSEL; encoded by the coding sequence ATGAAAGATCAAGATAAGAGCGCTGAAATCGCAGTGCTAGAGGATAAGATACTCTACCTTACCGAGCGATTAGATCAAGCTAAGACCGCAGTTCAACAGTGGATTGACGCCAACGCTTCTTTGGCAAGAAGTGCTGCAGAAGCACGAGCAAAGAATCAGGGGACAGGTAGAGGCTTCCTTAGTGGGCTGCTCGGTTCAAAGTTTAGGGGAGCAATGAGGCAAGCAGCAGCCACTAGTAATGCATCTATCTCCCAAGAAGTTGCCGAAAAAAGAACCAAGATCGCTGACGGAAAGAGAGAGGCTCAAGATTTGGTGCGCGACCTAAAAGAGCAGCTTGTGGAAGCTAAGAGTGAGCTGAAGTTGTTGATCGCTGAAGTCAAAGGTTCAGCGCGCTCGAAAGCAAACATAACTAAGGTGGCAACAAGCACAATTGAACTAATGCAGAAACTTAAAGAAGCGCATTCCGCCGGCTTACTTACTGATGCTGAGTATGAAGAAAAGCGTAAGAAACTTGTCTCAGAACTTTAA
- a CDS encoding S8 family peptidase — protein sequence MKRVLTVVLSALIFFPLLSSVQAKENESNSLTVTSNQPNFVPGELLVQFRAHSVDEDENRVLGKIKGEVLERIRTHLMISEGRGNLLRIRFQPDLSQHVAIRLLKDDSVVEFAEPNWIYTHQATSNDTYYTNGSLWGMYGDDATTPVNGFGSQADEAWAAGCTGSNSVYVGIIDEGIQFNHPDLIANVWTNSFDPVDGIDNDGNGKIDDIHGWDFAGNNKSIYDGGLQGIVDSHATHVAGTIAGKGGNNKGVAGVNWNTTYISAKFLGQNGGTTANAIKSVDYITDLKTRHGLNIIATNNSWGGGGFSQALLDAINRGGDAGILFIAAASNGGADGVGDNNDTTPNYPSNYQCTSNGKDYDCVIAVAAIASDGSRASFSNYGATTVDLGAPGSGIWSAVPYNKYSSFSGTSMATPHVTGAAALYASRNPGATAAQIKAAILDKTIPTASLSGKTLTGGRLNVGEFCQ from the coding sequence ATGAAGCGTGTGCTTACAGTTGTATTATCTGCTTTAATTTTCTTTCCATTACTATCTTCTGTGCAAGCAAAGGAAAATGAAAGCAATAGTCTTACGGTTACTTCGAATCAACCTAATTTTGTTCCAGGCGAGCTTTTAGTACAGTTTCGTGCTCACAGTGTGGATGAAGATGAGAATAGAGTGCTTGGGAAGATTAAAGGGGAAGTTTTGGAGAGAATCAGAACGCACTTGATGATCTCTGAAGGGCGTGGAAATTTGCTAAGAATTCGTTTTCAACCGGATTTATCACAGCATGTGGCAATCAGATTGCTAAAAGATGATTCTGTCGTTGAATTTGCAGAACCCAATTGGATTTACACACACCAGGCAACTTCAAATGACACGTATTACACCAATGGCTCGCTATGGGGCATGTATGGCGATGATGCTACCACGCCGGTAAATGGCTTCGGCAGCCAAGCGGATGAGGCTTGGGCGGCAGGATGTACGGGAAGTAATAGCGTTTACGTTGGCATTATCGACGAAGGGATTCAATTTAACCACCCTGATTTAATCGCAAATGTATGGACAAACAGTTTTGATCCTGTCGATGGCATCGACAATGATGGAAATGGAAAGATCGATGATATTCATGGCTGGGATTTCGCTGGCAATAATAAGTCAATTTATGACGGTGGTTTGCAAGGGATTGTTGACAGTCATGCTACACACGTTGCCGGCACAATTGCAGGGAAAGGCGGTAACAATAAAGGTGTCGCAGGGGTCAACTGGAATACCACCTATATATCCGCTAAATTCCTGGGTCAGAATGGCGGAACAACTGCCAATGCGATTAAATCGGTAGACTACATAACTGATTTAAAGACTCGCCATGGATTAAATATTATTGCTACGAATAATTCCTGGGGAGGCGGCGGATTCTCGCAAGCCTTACTGGATGCGATTAACCGAGGAGGAGATGCGGGAATCCTGTTCATTGCCGCAGCAAGTAATGGCGGCGCGGATGGTGTGGGCGATAATAACGATACTACGCCAAATTATCCCTCGAACTACCAATGTACCTCGAATGGTAAAGATTACGACTGTGTGATTGCTGTTGCAGCCATTGCCAGTGATGGTTCTAGAGCTTCCTTTTCAAATTATGGCGCGACAACCGTGGATCTCGGAGCTCCCGGATCTGGAATTTGGTCTGCTGTTCCTTACAATAAATATTCCTCATTCAGCGGAACGTCGATGGCCACCCCGCACGTAACGGGTGCGGCGGCGCTTTATGCTTCAAGAAATCCCGGCGCAACCGCGGCGCAGATTAAAGCGGCCATCTTAGATAAAACCATTCCGACGGCTTCACTTTCTGGCAAAACACTAACCGGGGGAAGACTCAATGTGGGGGAATTCTGTCAATAG
- the pmbA gene encoding metalloprotease PmbA, translating to MNNLPVSDSRFSYPLSTLQQIAKDILAHAKKGGATACETNVSDGFGQTVTVRQNAVETIEYNRDKGLSVTVYIGQKRGHASTSDFSPQAISDTVTAALSIARYTADDDCAGLADAELLAKTYPHLNLYYPWELTVEGAIGLAKECEQAAYAVDKRITNSEGATISVSESQFIYANSLGFMGGYPLSRHNISCAMIAEQGDSKQRDYWYSVARDAADLEAVESIGKKAGMRSAARLGARKIATCEVPVLFEASIASGLIGHFASAVSGGNLYRKSSFLLDSIGQQVFAPDIQILELPHLHKGLASSAFDDDGVATVERKIVENGIVQGYFLSSYSARKLGLRTTGNAGGTHNLIMQNAAPMRFDALLKKMGTGLLVTELMGHGINAVTGDYSRGASGFWVENGAISYPVEEITIAGNLKDMFRGILAIGDDVIVRGSKQCGSVLIDRMTIAGG from the coding sequence ATGAACAATCTACCCGTTTCAGATTCCCGATTCTCTTATCCGCTGAGCACACTGCAACAAATTGCCAAAGATATTTTGGCGCATGCCAAGAAGGGCGGCGCTACTGCCTGCGAAACCAATGTCTCCGATGGCTTTGGCCAAACCGTTACGGTGCGCCAGAATGCGGTTGAAACGATTGAATACAATCGTGATAAAGGACTGTCGGTGACAGTTTATATTGGGCAGAAGCGCGGCCATGCCAGTACCTCCGATTTTTCCCCGCAAGCTATCAGCGATACGGTTACGGCTGCTTTGTCGATCGCCCGCTATACAGCGGACGACGATTGTGCCGGATTGGCGGACGCAGAGCTACTGGCGAAAACATACCCGCACTTGAATTTGTACTACCCTTGGGAATTGACTGTCGAGGGAGCCATCGGCCTGGCAAAAGAGTGCGAGCAAGCAGCGTATGCAGTGGATAAACGCATTACCAATTCCGAGGGTGCAACGATTTCAGTCAGTGAATCGCAATTTATCTATGCGAATAGCCTGGGCTTTATGGGGGGATATCCACTTTCCCGCCACAATATCAGTTGCGCCATGATCGCTGAACAGGGCGACAGCAAACAGCGGGATTACTGGTATAGCGTTGCGCGTGATGCCGCTGATCTGGAGGCAGTGGAAAGTATCGGGAAAAAAGCCGGTATGCGGAGCGCGGCACGCCTGGGCGCAAGAAAAATCGCCACCTGTGAAGTCCCGGTATTGTTTGAAGCGTCAATCGCTTCCGGCTTGATCGGACATTTCGCTTCGGCGGTGAGCGGCGGCAACCTTTACCGGAAATCTTCCTTTTTGCTGGATAGCATCGGGCAGCAGGTTTTTGCACCCGATATACAGATACTTGAATTGCCGCATCTGCACAAAGGGCTGGCCAGCAGTGCATTTGACGATGACGGCGTGGCGACGGTCGAACGTAAAATAGTGGAAAATGGCATCGTACAGGGTTATTTTTTGAGCAGTTATTCGGCCCGGAAACTGGGGCTACGCACGACTGGAAACGCCGGCGGCACGCATAATCTGATTATGCAGAATGCTGCGCCGATGCGTTTTGATGCGCTATTAAAGAAAATGGGTACTGGCTTGCTGGTAACGGAATTAATGGGGCATGGCATCAATGCAGTGACAGGCGATTATTCGCGCGGCGCTTCCGGTTTCTGGGTGGAAAATGGTGCAATCAGTTACCCGGTCGAGGAAATCACCATTGCTGGCAATTTGAAAGACATGTTCCGGGGAATTCTGGCGATTGGTGACGACGTCATAGTGCGCGGATCGAAACAGTGTGGATCAGTTCTGATCGATCGCATGACCATAGCCGGTGGTTGA
- a CDS encoding type II secretion system F family protein, with protein sequence MRYEVKAVLSGQGTVYLELEANSEEEARLQVIEQGGMVLSIRRSFSGFSLKSKSHFPLVHFSQELLSLQTAGLSLVESIETLLEKEQDTGNRKIIQNILARLYEGVTFSQALSEYPQAFPPLYIATVRASERTGDLAEALTRFITYQTQMDFVRKKLVGASIYPVLLLVIGFLVSIFLMVFVVPKFSAIYDDMGSDLPWLSLLLIKWGHFVHERGWELAIATVILLAVTIYTVSRPAFRANVMRLLWRIPAIGEHMRVYQLARFYKTLGMLLRGGIPITQALEMVSGLLQPHFRPNVKAAAKHIREGKTISSAMELEGLTTAVGNRMLRVGERTGLMGDMMERIGNFHDEEIARWVEWTTKLIEPLLMAVIGIVIGGIIILMYMPIFELAGSIN encoded by the coding sequence ATGCGTTATGAAGTAAAAGCAGTTTTGTCCGGGCAAGGCACCGTGTACCTGGAACTGGAAGCTAACAGCGAGGAGGAGGCTCGTCTTCAGGTTATTGAGCAAGGCGGCATGGTTTTAAGTATCCGGCGAAGCTTTTCAGGTTTCTCGCTGAAATCGAAAAGCCATTTTCCATTAGTGCATTTCAGCCAGGAATTGCTTTCATTACAAACCGCGGGACTCAGTCTGGTAGAAAGTATCGAAACCTTGCTAGAGAAGGAGCAAGACACCGGTAATCGCAAAATTATCCAGAATATCCTTGCAAGACTTTATGAAGGTGTAACCTTCTCGCAAGCGCTGAGTGAGTATCCTCAAGCATTTCCGCCTTTGTATATTGCAACAGTGCGTGCCAGTGAACGAACGGGAGATCTTGCGGAAGCTTTAACACGATTTATTACTTATCAAACACAAATGGATTTTGTACGCAAAAAACTGGTCGGTGCGTCGATATATCCTGTGCTGTTACTGGTTATTGGGTTTTTGGTTTCTATCTTCTTGATGGTATTTGTTGTTCCCAAATTCAGCGCTATTTATGACGATATGGGCAGCGATTTGCCCTGGCTTTCGTTATTGCTGATTAAATGGGGGCATTTTGTCCATGAGCGTGGCTGGGAATTGGCTATTGCAACAGTGATCCTGCTTGCCGTGACAATTTACACAGTAAGCCGGCCAGCCTTTCGCGCCAATGTCATGCGGTTATTGTGGCGCATCCCCGCGATTGGAGAACACATGCGTGTTTATCAGCTGGCGCGTTTTTACAAAACACTGGGTATGTTGTTACGCGGCGGAATTCCCATTACACAAGCACTGGAAATGGTCAGCGGGTTGCTGCAACCCCATTTCCGGCCAAATGTTAAAGCAGCGGCCAAACATATTCGTGAAGGCAAAACGATTTCCAGCGCGATGGAACTCGAGGGGCTAACAACTGCCGTGGGGAATCGTATGCTCCGCGTTGGTGAAAGAACAGGTTTGATGGGAGATATGATGGAGCGAATCGGTAATTTTCACGACGAGGAAATCGCCCGTTGGGTTGAGTGGACAACCAAACTGATTGAGCCGCTACTGATGGCAGTCATCGGCATTGTGATTGGCGGTATTATTATTCTTATGTATATGCCAATATTCGAATTAGCAGGAAGCATCAATTGA
- a CDS encoding PAS domain S-box protein, producing the protein MTSNDLPASYRRYIFQLLALAVLYFTFGHISFLITVSHFIITPVFFVAEGIALAAIILFGRRVWPGIFLGQLALALSTGLEFLPSLTISAINSIEAVIGAILFKRWKLDPALSSVHDFSRLATLIFLILQPFSATFGTATLLFFNVIQESQSYLQTWTYWWFGNCLGQLLVTPFLLILFSSSARIKSILLSTQSATVPIVLMLPATWLVFGDTPIGGIALALVIYVPLLLWVAIKSGLAVVSLICSGITVLALFETSRGFGPFVVNENPQIFDMNIFILGISLTAQFVSVLFAERSQVEAELRKSEAKLYAIIDSSPIPKAVNDEHQNIIFLNKSFVQLFGYTLKDIPTLADWWPKAYPDSAYRQWVAETWNRNLEKASRENTDFEPIDVVIRCKDGSLRSVIATASPLESPASPKNYLVTLIDITLRKNLENQLIKSHKFLEDLSNNIPGFIYQFQLFPDGRSCLPYVSRGIIDIFGIPPEKVVSDASPIFSLIHPEDSETLKLSIQESSNTLHDWHFEFRIVTAQNKFKWIQAQSKPEKQNDGSVIWNGYATDITELKDVSLKFEALLDLASDGVHILDEDGNIVEFSRSFAKMLGYSYEETARLNVMDWDAMIPKEKLISAVREVSITPRVFETLHRRKDGTIIDVEINARRLEISGKKLIYASSRDITSRKQHSKELEYQRLRLSNIIEGTHIGTWEWNVQTGEVIFNQRWAEIIGYTLDELSPTSIETWLKFAHPDDLKQSEALLNDHFSGRIPYYECEARMHHKAGHWIWVLDRGRVSSWTNDGKPLMMFGTHQDITDRKERETMLIQARQQAEAASIAKTRFLAMMSHEIRTPMNAVLGMAYLLSKTSLDSQQNAYLRNIEGSSNILLGVINDILDYSKIEANKIELDNIPFDLNSILENLSAMASIAAKDKAIDVLIYVAPDVPRHFTGDPLRLSQIFVNLTNNAIKFTDQGEVIIRITIENTEDSETAILAFSVTDSGIGMTSEQMEGLFKAFSQADSSITRRFGGTGLGLSISHRLAQQMSGDIVAESQYGKGSRFYCTVKLHRPDPHEEPWISLPDTLRSLKIMIIDDHATTRAALSEIVQSLGWNAVAINSIAEASEQLADPDSLPFDLLLLTTHLANPGYRETIHAIEVALPDSRRPKIILITSNLEDSLFSKGNETQGMISALIKPFTPLGLFDTVAALFSETAGKADQKQGSSAIRKQFAGAHILVTEDNEVNQILISELLSNLGMTVSLARNGIECLDLLRTSDSHPFDLIFMDIQMPEMEGLEAIRHIRQDLHLTDIPIIALTANTKEHDQHEFMKAGMNDFLPKPFDPEQLYQILYRFLKKKNNNNQK; encoded by the coding sequence ATGACAAGTAACGATCTACCAGCTTCCTATCGTCGGTATATATTTCAGTTGCTGGCATTAGCTGTTTTGTACTTTACCTTTGGTCATATTAGCTTTTTAATTACCGTCTCGCACTTCATTATCACCCCAGTTTTCTTTGTAGCTGAAGGTATCGCACTGGCCGCTATCATTCTATTTGGCCGCAGAGTTTGGCCAGGTATTTTTTTGGGACAACTCGCGCTCGCTTTAAGCACCGGCCTTGAGTTTTTGCCATCCCTGACTATTTCTGCCATTAACAGCATCGAAGCAGTGATTGGGGCAATCTTGTTTAAACGCTGGAAACTTGATCCGGCGCTTAGCAGCGTACATGACTTCAGCCGCCTGGCTACCTTAATTTTTTTAATTCTCCAGCCATTTAGCGCCACCTTTGGTACTGCAACACTGCTATTCTTTAACGTCATTCAAGAGTCACAGAGCTACTTACAAACCTGGACATACTGGTGGTTTGGAAACTGCTTGGGGCAACTCCTGGTTACCCCATTTTTACTGATTCTCTTTTCCTCGTCCGCCCGTATCAAAAGTATCCTGCTATCCACTCAAAGCGCGACCGTGCCAATTGTTCTGATGCTGCCGGCCACTTGGCTGGTTTTCGGCGACACGCCTATCGGCGGCATTGCCCTGGCGCTAGTCATCTATGTACCCCTTTTGCTATGGGTTGCGATCAAAAGCGGATTAGCCGTTGTATCCCTTATTTGCAGCGGAATTACCGTACTGGCATTGTTTGAGACATCACGCGGATTCGGCCCCTTTGTCGTGAATGAAAATCCGCAGATTTTCGACATGAATATCTTTATCCTCGGTATCTCGCTCACAGCACAGTTTGTCAGTGTGCTATTTGCTGAGCGCAGCCAGGTTGAAGCAGAATTGCGAAAAAGTGAAGCCAAGCTTTACGCGATCATTGATTCATCCCCTATACCCAAGGCAGTGAATGATGAACACCAAAATATCATCTTTTTAAACAAATCATTTGTTCAACTATTTGGGTATACATTGAAAGATATACCCACATTGGCTGATTGGTGGCCGAAAGCCTACCCGGACAGCGCATATCGCCAATGGGTGGCAGAAACATGGAACAGGAATCTGGAAAAGGCATCAAGGGAAAATACGGATTTCGAGCCTATTGACGTCGTAATCCGCTGTAAAGATGGCTCCCTACGTAGTGTCATTGCCACCGCCTCGCCGCTTGAATCTCCGGCATCCCCCAAAAATTATTTGGTCACTCTGATTGATATCACATTACGCAAGAATCTGGAAAACCAGCTCATCAAGAGTCATAAATTTCTCGAAGATTTATCCAATAATATTCCTGGATTTATTTACCAATTCCAACTCTTTCCCGATGGTCGAAGTTGTTTACCTTATGTCAGCAGAGGAATAATTGACATTTTTGGCATACCTCCTGAGAAAGTGGTCTCAGATGCTTCTCCAATATTTTCACTCATTCATCCAGAGGATTCTGAAACACTGAAGCTGTCGATCCAGGAATCTTCAAATACACTGCATGATTGGCACTTTGAGTTCCGGATCGTTACTGCGCAAAATAAATTCAAGTGGATACAGGCGCAATCAAAACCTGAAAAGCAGAATGACGGAAGCGTCATCTGGAATGGTTACGCCACTGATATTACGGAACTAAAAGATGTATCACTGAAATTTGAAGCTTTACTAGACCTCGCCAGTGATGGCGTCCATATTCTGGATGAAGATGGAAATATTGTGGAATTTAGCCGCTCATTCGCAAAGATGCTCGGTTATTCCTACGAAGAAACTGCCCGGCTCAACGTAATGGACTGGGATGCCATGATTCCGAAAGAAAAACTGATCAGCGCGGTGCGTGAAGTTTCGATAACGCCGCGCGTTTTTGAAACGCTACACCGGCGTAAAGACGGCACTATCATCGATGTCGAGATCAATGCCAGAAGACTGGAGATCTCAGGAAAGAAACTAATTTATGCCTCATCGCGCGACATTACCAGTCGCAAACAACACAGTAAGGAACTGGAATACCAGCGCCTGCGCTTATCCAATATCATTGAAGGGACGCATATCGGCACCTGGGAATGGAATGTGCAAACCGGTGAAGTCATTTTCAATCAGCGCTGGGCAGAGATAATCGGTTACACCCTCGATGAACTTTCCCCCACGTCCATTGAAACCTGGCTCAAGTTTGCTCACCCGGATGACTTAAAGCAATCCGAAGCACTCCTTAACGATCATTTTTCCGGAAGGATTCCTTATTACGAATGTGAAGCACGAATGCATCACAAAGCAGGGCATTGGATCTGGGTTCTTGATCGAGGCAGAGTATCAAGTTGGACAAATGACGGCAAGCCTTTGATGATGTTTGGAACGCATCAGGACATTACTGACCGGAAAGAACGCGAAACCATGCTGATACAAGCACGTCAACAAGCAGAAGCTGCCAGCATTGCCAAAACCCGTTTCTTAGCCATGATGTCACATGAAATCCGCACACCGATGAATGCCGTGCTGGGCATGGCTTATCTATTGAGCAAAACTTCGCTTGACTCCCAGCAAAACGCCTATTTGCGCAACATTGAAGGATCTTCGAATATTCTGTTAGGCGTCATTAACGACATTCTGGATTATTCCAAAATTGAGGCAAACAAAATCGAATTGGATAACATTCCCTTCGATCTGAATAGTATTCTGGAAAACCTGTCGGCAATGGCCTCAATAGCAGCAAAAGACAAAGCCATCGATGTACTTATTTATGTGGCACCTGATGTCCCCAGGCATTTTACCGGCGACCCGTTACGGCTGAGTCAGATATTCGTCAACCTCACTAACAATGCGATTAAGTTCACCGACCAAGGTGAAGTGATTATCCGCATCACGATTGAGAACACCGAAGACTCTGAAACGGCCATCCTTGCTTTCAGCGTAACCGACAGCGGCATTGGTATGACCAGTGAACAGATGGAAGGACTTTTCAAGGCTTTCTCGCAAGCCGATAGCTCGATTACACGACGTTTTGGTGGTACCGGTTTAGGTTTATCCATCTCACATCGGCTGGCTCAGCAAATGAGCGGCGATATCGTGGCCGAAAGTCAGTATGGTAAAGGCAGCCGGTTTTATTGCACGGTTAAACTACATCGGCCAGATCCTCACGAGGAGCCATGGATATCCCTCCCCGATACCCTGCGGTCGCTTAAGATCATGATTATTGACGATCATGCAACCACCCGTGCAGCGCTTTCGGAAATAGTCCAATCTCTAGGCTGGAATGCTGTGGCTATCAACAGCATTGCTGAAGCCAGCGAACAGCTTGCTGATCCCGATTCCTTACCGTTTGATTTGCTGCTGCTCACCACACATTTGGCCAATCCAGGGTATCGCGAGACCATTCATGCGATTGAAGTTGCGCTACCTGATTCACGGCGGCCTAAAATTATACTGATCACCAGCAATTTAGAGGATTCTCTATTTTCAAAAGGGAACGAAACGCAAGGAATGATCAGCGCCCTGATCAAACCGTTCACGCCATTAGGCCTGTTTGATACAGTTGCAGCGCTTTTTAGTGAAACTGCTGGCAAAGCCGATCAGAAACAAGGGAGCAGCGCTATCCGGAAGCAATTTGCCGGTGCGCATATCCTGGTTACCGAAGACAATGAAGTTAATCAAATCCTGATATCTGAGTTGCTCAGTAATTTGGGGATGACCGTGAGTCTTGCGCGAAACGGCATTGAATGCTTGGATCTGCTCAGGACATCAGACTCTCACCCGTTCGATTTAATTTTTATGGATATACAAATGCCGGAAATGGAGGGACTAGAAGCAATCCGGCATATTCGTCAAGATTTGCACCTGACTGATATTCCGATTATTGCTCTCACCGCTAACACGAAAGAGCATGATCAACATGAATTCATGAAAGCGGGAATGAACGACTTCCTGCCTAAGCCATTTGATCCTGAACAGCTATACCAGATTCTCTATCGCTTCTTGAAGAAGAAAAATAACAACAATCAGAAATAG
- a CDS encoding sulfurtransferase TusA family protein: MQKIDKELDARGLVCPLPILRTKQSLAGMTSGQTLKIVATDPGSVIDFQVFAEQTGNELLSLSESDKEFIFLLRKR, encoded by the coding sequence ATGCAGAAAATAGACAAAGAACTGGACGCACGCGGCTTGGTTTGCCCATTGCCCATCTTACGCACCAAACAATCGCTGGCTGGAATGACCAGCGGACAAACCTTGAAAATTGTTGCCACTGATCCGGGTTCCGTGATTGATTTCCAGGTTTTTGCCGAGCAAACGGGAAATGAATTATTGTCGCTATCCGAATCTGACAAGGAATTTATTTTTCTTCTCAGAAAGAGATAA
- the yjgA gene encoding ribosome biogenesis factor YjgA, translated as MQNTPENDIEQDATPSKTRRKKDMHALQEIGEQLVELDQKKLSEFDLPEILVDAINLARPMNKHGARRRQMQYIGRLMREIDALPIQEKLDSWHQVSVHQTARLHQLERWRERLLADEHALTEFAQKYPQADLQRLRLLIRNAQKEKAAEKPPKSFRLLFQELQTIITAV; from the coding sequence GTGCAAAACACCCCGGAAAACGATATCGAACAAGACGCAACGCCGAGCAAAACCCGGCGCAAGAAAGACATGCACGCATTGCAGGAAATTGGCGAACAACTGGTAGAACTGGATCAAAAGAAATTGAGCGAATTTGATCTGCCGGAAATTTTAGTCGACGCCATCAACCTTGCTAGGCCCATGAATAAGCACGGCGCACGCCGCCGGCAAATGCAATACATAGGCCGCTTGATGCGCGAAATTGATGCACTGCCGATCCAAGAAAAGCTCGATTCCTGGCATCAAGTATCGGTGCACCAAACCGCCCGGCTGCATCAGCTCGAACGCTGGCGCGAACGTCTTCTCGCCGATGAACACGCGCTCACCGAGTTTGCGCAGAAATACCCGCAAGCCGACTTACAGCGCCTGAGGTTGCTGATCCGCAATGCGCAAAAAGAAAAAGCCGCCGAAAAACCACCCAAGAGTTTCCGGTTATTGTTTCAGGAATTGCAGACAATCATTACGGCGGTTTGA